In the genome of Scylla paramamosain isolate STU-SP2022 chromosome 2, ASM3559412v1, whole genome shotgun sequence, the window GAATGGACCTACATTACAATAATTAACggtgttatcatcatcatcatcatacactTGTTGTTGTTTAGCTGTTCTTCTTGTCgatgttgtcattattataataattattatccttattattattgttattattactattaccgtCATTAAaatcttatcatcatcaatccttttattatcactactactactactactactacaatactactacaactactaatactaatactactggctatcattaccaccaccaccatcaccaccactactactactactactactacagtaaaatccctcttatccggcatcaacgggaccgccgacatgccggataccagaagttgccgaatacttgaatagaagtgaaattatgtccacaatcaccaccctacactcacgcatcttaccataacaaagatcagctgatcgccgtggcgcgcgtcgccacccgcgctgccacctcacactcaccaacacacaatactactgtactaacattctctttaatactttgctcttataaataagttgatgggttacaaaaataacgcacgtatacacttatttgctttattcaatattagccaacatgtatagcatacaataaagatatgaaaatgtacgagtgtttgtgacactttttcgctccccacacctctcattcaacaccctccgggtcatcaacatcatcagattctatacttgtttgccccacttcttttcccttacaagccactttaaaatagtttctaatgtctccttgtttgcagctccttcttctttgcagcAAAAATTCATTCTCAATGCAGTGAAGGGTCATAACATCTCGGATTGACATGTATGTGCACTGCTCAGCAAACCTGACAAAGCCAGCTATGTGTTTCGCAGCCTGTTCCCGAGTTACTTTaggctcattatcatcatcatcatcatcactatcatcactaattttctcCAAATGATCTTCTACTACAGCGTTGATAAGTTCCTTGTTTGTGAGAGTGAATGTTACGGCCTGATTTTCGTCCACGTCCACCCATTCCTGTAAcgcttcatctgtcactttaagttgcacatttccccccatttccctcagctcgctcaccaccgaatttttcatgccacctacaaacccttcaaactcctcatcatcacacatcatcaAAGGGTACAATTTGCGCCAACATCGCATCAATGTTTGCCTTTTACAGTCTAGCCAAGCAAGTGAAGCCATGAATATCGCATCTTAACATTAAACTGTTTTTGGAACTCGGGGATTGTGCCGTCCTCATAATtaacaagtttgctctgacTCGCTTGCAAGTGTAGTTCTTGGCAGACAGCGGTAGAACAGGCCAGTCTCGTCAGCGTTGTAAATCTGCTCAGACGTCAGGTTATGCTCCTCAACTATCTTCGCAAACctataagaaataaaaacagaaaagggtttatataaagaaattaggttggctttctctctctctctctctctctctctctctctctctctctctctctctctctctctctctctctctctctctttattcttaccTGTCGACAAACTCTTCAGCCGAGGGTAAGTTGGCAGATTTTGATTCTCCCGAGATGTCCAGCTTCCTTATGCCGTGACGAACCTTGAACCTGTGGAGCCAGCCATCAGAGAACTGGCATGCCCCTTCCTCGCCCATGTTCTTAGCTAAATCACGCCCTTTCTCttgtagcattgggcctgtaattgtgattctttctgatcttttcaagctgaaccacttgtataacactttgtccatcatttcaccacgaggatactgcagtgtgtgacgattttccgctgcctttggggtgtcagtggctttcatgtaatcctgcaactttttcgtttgggatttaaagtcataaatagttgatgagcccacaccatattccgccattagttgctgtctgctttcacctctctctaatcgtcgacaaatgtctaccttctgcttaagtgtaagcacaacacgcttcctcttttctacaactttaggcatgatgaaggcgtcaggcgataaacagtgcacacacgggactgaatcactgagtaaacacagtgcagtgggccgcgggtggcgcgaaacagtgcgctctggtggcgaggggacatagtatgcctcgtgcgggaattttaatcgattttatgaatacatattgattttttaatgattttaaggctcggggaaaaatgtgccggatacttgaagctgccggatactcgaatgccggatgagagggattttactgtactactactactactactactactactactactacaatttcaCTAGTGTTGTTaacaaaatgtaaagaaaaaaataaagcttcaCAATTATTCATTGCCTCCTTTCTCCGTCTCTACCGagctgcctgttttttttttcacatttttcttcctttacttctatcgcacctcttctctcatccatttccatcttcgttctttcttctcttttcctttctcttttttttttttaaatccatcatcatcaattaAATTTTTGCCTTCCACAttattcttacattttctttcctttcactttttttttttttttttttaccaatttcagcctctgtttccttttctaCATTTCCCTTTCTCAACGCATCTTTCTtatcccatttttccttttccctccctttctagCTCCTTTCATCaccgtctttttcttcctcctagactttttcaccttttttattccttgcttttccttctctttttctttctcttcataagtccttgctctttcttctttccctatcactctttatctatctctttttgtacccttccccattttctttccttttacttctacctattcattttcctttcttattatattccttctgtttctttcttttttctttaacccttcccttctccccccatCATTCCTTCCCCAAATTTTATTTCAGATTTCAACATTCCATGTCTTCTGtccctctttcacctttcttattctttttctccctcctccccttcctaccttcttttcttctttcttcttctttcttttctttcttccttcttcttttcttctttcttctctccctcctttactttcccccttttctccctcctccacttcctacttttgttctctctctctctctctctcctttacctacctttctccttctcaccatcctttccttaccttcctccttctcaccatcctttccctaccttcctccataacaccctcctttccctcccctcctcctcctccctccttccatccctccccttcctcgtcctctctccctccctccttctcttcataatCATGATGGAGTGACGCAAAGGACTCAGGAATATATGATTATATTAATCAATGGAGAGACGTGGCCGgcgcaggaaggaagaagggaggagggagggaaggagggagggactgaggaagggaggggagtggaggagggagcgtggaaaagggagggagtgtggaggagacgtgggtggaaggaaggaaaggatccTGAGAGGGACAATGGAGAGAAGTGTGTGTACCGAGAGACAAACATgaatagaggagagaaacagggaaggaaggaaggtaggaaggtaggtaggtaggtaggtaggtaggtaggtaggtaggtaggtaggtaggtaggtaggtaggtaggtaggtaggtaggtgggcgggtgggtgggtagagagagggaaggagagggggagggaggaaaggaagatgaatggaaaaTAGATGTTGAATGGGAATGAAGATATAAGTGAACTAAattcaaatgagagagagagagagagagagagagagagagagagagagagagagagagagagagagagagagagagagagagagagagagagagagagagagagagagagagagagagagttaaaaggaATCGAAAACAAGTGACACAATAACAAAAGTCACACACCTGGtggaaaaacaagacaaacttTATCATCTCTTCACCTTAAAaaacaattatcaaaaaaaaaaaaaaaggagaaagtggagacgacgacgaagaaaagaagaaaattaaactactAGAGCAATAAGCGAGGAAAgatcatagtgtgtgtgtgtgtgtgtgtgtgtgtgtgtgtgtgtgtgtgtgtgtgtgtgtgtgtgtgtgtgtgtgtgtgtgtgtgtgtgtgtgtgtgtgtgtgtgtgtgtgtgtatgcaatcAACAcgatccaataaataaaaaaaaataaataaaaaagtgaaaacggaaaaagagggaaaatgaagaaactaAGGAAGGCgatgagtgaaaggagggaggggaggaaagaatgagggaggcaataagaaaaaacataacAGGTAATTACTTGCATACAGGGTGGTTCAAAAGCTTCAATTAAGGTATACGTGCAGGGTATATCGGAAACCTTAATATCATGATGGGTATGAGGAATTTGGCTACAGCTGGAAGAGGTGGAGCGGGgtgtggggaggaaaggggatagGGGAGATGTGTGGGGGTGACAGTGAcatgtaaagaagaaataataatgataaaaatatattaCAGCAAGATGGAATACAGAAGAGGGATGGatacgaagaaggaagaaggatgtgaGTGGGAATtgaataaggagaaaggaaatggaagaggtggaggaggaggaaagaggtggaaaagatAGGTAAGGTTTTTATGAAGGTTGAAAGggcaaagagaaggataaagaagacgaggagaaaataGGGGAATGATGTTGATAAgtagaatgaagggaaaaagtctgtgtgaggatgaaggaagaagaaagcaggaaagagaagtaaaatatGACGGAgaaaatatacgaaaaatacatgaaaacacttaatgtaaatattgataaaagtataaagacaaaaaaataaataaataaataaaaaaaggacatttagagttGTAGGCAAAGgagtttctgagagagagagagagagagagagagagagagagagagagagagagagagagagagagagagagagagagagagagagagtaatggaaggGAGGGGCGAGGAAGTAatgggcagggaggaagggaaggagcagaGGGACAGGGCGCTGGAAGGAAGAGGGTGTTTGGTGCTGATTGCCAAAGTAATAAAACACCATGAAAGTCTGAAGGACAATTTGCTTTCTTTAAGTGGACGTCAGCTGCTGCCTGactctgtgtggtgtgtgtgtgtgtgtgtgtgtgtgtgtgtgtgtgtgtgtgtgtgtgtgtgtgtgtgtgtgtgtgtgtgtgtgtgtgtgtgtgtgtgtgtgtgtgtagggtcgttttttacctctctctctctctctctctctctctctctctctctctctctctctctctctctctctctctctctctctctctctctctctctgtgtgtgtgtgtgtgtgtgtgtgtgtgtgtgtgtgtgtgtgtgtgtgtgtgtgtgtgtgtgtgtgtgtgtgtgtgtgtgtgtgggatcgttttttccctctcaccttctctttatttgcctctctctctctctctctctctctctctctctctctctctctctctctctctctctctctctctctctctctctctgtgtgtgtgtgtgtgtgtgtgtgtgtgtgtgtgtgtgtgtgtgtgtgtgtgtgtgtgtgtgtgtgtgtgtgtgtgtgtgtgtgtgtgtgtgtgtgtgtaggatcgttttttcccctctcaccttctctttatttgcctctctctctctctctctctctctctctctctctctctctctctctctctctctctctctctctctctctctctctctctgtgtgtgtgtgtgtgtgtgtgtgtgtgtgtgtgtgtgtgtgtgtgtgtgtgtgtgtgtgtgtgtgtgtgtgtgtgtgtgtttgacatcAATTAATTTCATACACACAGAGTAATTACTTTGCTGTATCATCGCATTTTGTTGCTATTAATTTTCTGTCGGTTTCATtgtattactctttttttctgtctcttcccaGTTTTTAATTAGTCATCCCTTTCACTTGGTAGTCTACAACACACGTCCTCTATTATCAAAAGTGGGGCACGTTAATATAATAAATGTTGTTTGGGTTAATTTATCATTTTGCATACCTATCAAATATCTCAAATTATATATCATATTCATCGTTCTTACATATATTCACCAACTGGCTTTTCTTTTTacagcttgatttttttttcttctaattttcctaCCTTAACAAAGTCTTAAATTTTCTTTCAGATACGACCTTCCTTTACTACAATCTGATACCTTTGActagttcattattttttttttcgtctcagtATATTtaaaaattattcttttttttttaattccctattattttttttcctttaacaaGTTTCGTTTCTTCCTTGCCCTACTAACTATCACGCTCTAGTTTATCATCTTATTATTCTTAACGACTCTCTTTTAAATAACTGACATTCATTTTCCATTCAAATCGTTTATCTTCTTACTCTTCACAAACGTCCCTTATTAAACGTAACATACAATTTCCCTCTAAATCATTTTCTCATGTTTTACatgtttatattaaaaaaaattatatgatacctggttttatgttttttttttttttaacatacttCTGACAACTCTggtttcatttctctctctctctctctctctctctctctctctctctctctctctctctctctctctctctctctctctctctctctctctctctctctctctctctctctctctctctcataataaacTTGCATACATTCTCCTCAAGTTCCTAATTTTCTCATCTTGAAATATACACATCCTTACCATTTCTCTTTCAATTCTTTACATCTTTTTatgtttccttcacttcatcctttctataatcattttctctctctctctctctctctctctctctctctctctctctctctctctctctctctctctctctctctcacacacacgtgTAGTTTACCTAACACTCACGcttctaattttcttcatcCCCGAGCTCGTCTACTCATTCACACGCTACCGTAAATCTTAAGGGAGGGCGAGGAAACGAGTGGCGGTGAAGAGCGGCAAGTGATTCTCTGGGAGCCCGTGAGGGGAGGCTCGGGACGCTGAGTGGTGCTCTAGGGGGCAAGATGAGGGGAGAAGGGCTGAAAGAGGCGCCGGGGGACTGGAACACGCTGCCAAGGGACGCTTCGCTGAGGCAGGTGCGATGTATTACTCTTCTCAGTGACCTCAAGATGCTGCAGAAGGCGAGGGTTTGGTTTTGGTTCACGTCTCGTTGATGTGTGAGTGTTGCTGGGGCGTCTTATCTCATTGTGTTGTCTTATGTTGTTGTGAACGTTGTTGTGTCGTGTTTTGTTATGAGTGTTGTTGTGGCGTTTTAAGTTATGAGTGTTGTTGTGACATTTCAGTTCTTAAAAGAGCGTTATTGTAGCATCTTAAGTTGTCAAGGCGTCTTAGGCTACAATGACCCGTTGTTGTGGGGTCTTAAGGTGCTGGGGTTCCTTAAAATATACGAGTATGAACGCTTGGATGTCTTAAGGTCATTAGTTAGTGCATTGTTTCGTCTTCTTATGGGATGGTCTGGcgtgtttaatctctctctctctctctctctctctctctctctctctctctctctctctctctctctctctctctctctctctctcttctgtcttaaCTGAAATAAAGTCTAAGAAAACATCATGTACAAAATTAAAACTAGCGTATTCTATCCCTAAACTAACGCCTGAGTCAGGACACAAGGCAGCTGTCAGACGTGTGTCCGGTAAGCCAGTAGTACGCGTGAGGCAAATATAGTGGTGTGTCACGGGATATCAAAAGTAGAAACTAAGCAAAAGAGTTACAATGAGTGAACAAATAAAACGTGATAAAAGCGGAAAACATCatcaacatgaacaacaactattcctgctgctgctgttactactactactactactactactactactactactactactactactactactactactactacaacaattactactaatactactaccactactactagtactaccgcttctactgctgctgctactactactactactactactactactactactactactactactactactactactactacaactattaatgGTAAAGTGTAtagaacgagaaaaaggaaactTCTCTCGATTTTCGAGACCGAAAAATAGCAAACTATTTTCGAGAACAAAGGCACCCCACGCAGCCTTGAGACCTGAGCTtggagtgataaaaaaaaacaacaaacaaatgcaaaaaaaaacttctacCTAAAATGGAAATACGGACTCACGAAGTAGCAAGTTTGaagtgtaaagaaagaaagaaacaaaaaaacggTTACAAAAATAttggcagtagcagtagtccACACGCTTGACTAAAAGAACAACAACGCTGAAAGTCGAAGAAAATAACACTTTGGAATCTCAAGTGGAAAGTTTTAAGAACAGCTATAAATTGGAAAACTTATA includes:
- the LOC135113574 gene encoding jerky protein homolog; the encoded protein is MKATDTPKAAENRHTLQYPRGEMMDKVLYKWFSLKRSERITITGPMLQEKGRDLAKNMGEEGACQFSDGWLHRFKVRHGIRKLDISGESKSANLPSAEEFVDRFAKIVEEHNLTSEQIYNADETGLFYRCLPRTTLASESEQTC